In the Pseudanabaena sp. PCC 7367 genome, one interval contains:
- a CDS encoding isochorismate synthase, which yields MHLELRNADLKTNSPSLQDLIEGAIAKAQNLGRSLILSYSYAWQEVDPLFFLGQKCQAGQYRFYWEQPQQNLAIAAGGMILVLPQVISTAAAEPDLTTEQEHDHDRFRRSREWSRQWLSDAVVGGQPNCQPLKPYIVGGFSFYDRPMHQTWPDFPTARLFVPRWLLRKTANLCTLAINSCICANDQPQQIEAELTDVYNVLKKEVIGNQAQDLTGDRPANLEPPMRLIDRNTASQVTQVELFPAPASNQGTPPAQSVQPVQFNRSGRDQKSRDNSSKFNPAIGSLHQTLAQDQTLAQDQILSQDQILAQNIEQNRRHSPKLLEINEINGDRPWTDAVKQAVGEIKAGKLDKVVLTRALELRVADQFEPNLVLDSLRQSYPECINFAINFGGQATFLGATPELLLQFEHEEEQLQLKSGAVAGSTGRSNSPDQDQEMGDRLLRSSKDLSEHRIVVKSICDRLGHLGAELEPIRSPQLLKLSNVQHLHTPIAAKLNVDDWFVAFDILGQLHPTAAVGGEPRQVAIEVMQSLEKCDRGWYAAPIGWVNGDGEGAFAVGIRSGYLDGNQARLYAGAGIVADSKFDAELGETKIKFDALFKALGIEN from the coding sequence ATGCATCTAGAGCTCAGAAATGCCGACCTTAAGACTAATTCTCCTTCCTTGCAAGATTTGATCGAGGGTGCGATCGCCAAAGCCCAGAATCTTGGACGGTCGCTAATACTCTCTTATTCCTATGCTTGGCAGGAAGTTGATCCATTATTTTTCCTTGGTCAAAAATGCCAAGCCGGTCAGTATCGATTTTATTGGGAGCAACCGCAGCAAAATTTGGCGATCGCAGCGGGTGGCATGATTTTAGTCTTGCCACAGGTGATATCAACCGCAGCGGCTGAGCCAGATCTAACGACTGAGCAGGAGCATGATCATGATCGTTTTAGGCGATCGAGGGAATGGAGCAGACAGTGGCTCAGCGATGCAGTGGTGGGCGGCCAGCCCAATTGTCAGCCCCTCAAGCCATATATTGTGGGTGGATTTAGCTTCTACGATCGCCCCATGCACCAAACCTGGCCAGATTTCCCCACCGCTAGATTATTTGTGCCCCGGTGGCTACTTCGCAAAACCGCAAATCTTTGTACCCTGGCGATCAATTCTTGCATTTGCGCCAATGACCAACCGCAGCAAATTGAGGCTGAACTGACTGATGTTTATAATGTTCTAAAAAAAGAGGTGATTGGCAATCAAGCTCAGGATTTAACAGGCGATCGCCCAGCGAATCTAGAACCACCAATGCGATTAATCGATCGCAATACTGCCTCCCAGGTTACCCAGGTTGAATTATTCCCAGCACCAGCAAGCAACCAAGGAACTCCACCAGCTCAATCGGTTCAACCAGTTCAATTCAATCGCTCTGGTCGAGATCAGAAGAGTCGAGATAATAGCTCCAAATTTAATCCTGCGATCGGCAGTCTTCATCAGACTTTAGCTCAAGATCAGACTTTAGCTCAGGATCAAATTCTATCTCAAGATCAAATTCTAGCTCAAAACATAGAACAGAATCGCCGCCATTCCCCCAAGCTACTGGAAATTAATGAGATTAATGGCGATCGCCCCTGGACTGATGCAGTTAAACAAGCAGTAGGTGAAATTAAGGCCGGAAAGCTGGATAAGGTGGTGCTAACTCGCGCATTGGAGCTGAGGGTAGCCGATCAATTTGAGCCAAATTTAGTGCTGGATTCGTTGCGCCAAAGCTATCCTGAATGTATTAACTTTGCGATTAATTTTGGTGGTCAAGCCACTTTCCTGGGGGCTACGCCCGAATTGTTATTGCAATTTGAGCATGAAGAAGAGCAGTTGCAGCTCAAAAGTGGCGCGGTGGCTGGTTCAACCGGGCGGAGTAACTCTCCAGACCAAGATCAAGAAATGGGCGATCGGCTCCTTCGTAGTAGTAAAGACCTGAGTGAGCACCGGATTGTAGTTAAATCGATTTGCGATCGCCTGGGTCATCTGGGAGCCGAGCTTGAACCAATTCGATCGCCGCAATTGCTAAAGCTCTCTAATGTGCAGCATCTACATACACCGATCGCGGCCAAATTGAATGTGGATGATTGGTTCGTGGCATTTGATATCTTGGGGCAATTACACCCCACGGCGGCGGTGGGCGGTGAACCTCGGCAGGTGGCGATCGAGGTGATGCAATCGCTGGAAAAGTGCGATCGGGGTTGGTATGCCGCACCGATCGGCTGGGTTAATGGTGATGGTGAAGGCGCATTTGCAGTTGGGATCAGGTCTGGCTATCTAGATGGCAACCAGGCGCGGCTATATGCGGGGGCAGGGATCGTGGCTGATTCTAAGTTTGATGCGGAATTGGGCGAAACCAAAATTAAGTTTGATGCCCTGTTTAAGGCCTTGGGCATTGAGAATTAG
- a CDS encoding S-layer homology domain-containing protein, with protein MHVFARTAKLGKTRKNKRSPQRFSIAIAGCALISLLAGCSGTDWGNLVERRVSPINSEIEVIELPTDFPSTVPIYETAQLVELKRSPQPEFPTSESLAEQANRTSQVFTQWQTNDSFNEVAGFYRGAFSRNGWRTILIPGLELPEGDRLNNSSNSIDSTAPSNSTAQPDDSSNPTTPTEQIEQIEQTEQIDQTNSPTTNTASFLAQKDDLLVTVSIVADGDRNETKILLQYVQNNNLSNNLAGITAGNALPKPPGSSEQDQDSERSPQDQQSDQSTKNETDNPIADQDPDDRPIKSAANNSSPTEPISPTKLSDLNTVPAALQTFVKDMAKLGAIDPAQGDRLQPNGEIKRRDYARWLVLANNRIHQSNPSRQIRLALTSDKPAFADVKSGDPDFLYIQALANAGLIGNASGGNQNLFRPDAPLSREEMIAWKVPLDLRDGLPNSATVATVQQAWNFQDSDRIAPGALVAILGDDQLGDLSNIRRSFGYTTILQPKKPVTRAEAAAALWHFGTATDGISARDILQASSVNPSN; from the coding sequence ATGCACGTATTCGCTAGAACGGCAAAGCTGGGTAAGACTCGTAAAAACAAACGATCGCCGCAACGGTTTTCAATTGCGATCGCTGGTTGTGCGCTGATTTCCTTGCTAGCTGGTTGTAGCGGTACTGATTGGGGAAACCTTGTCGAACGCCGGGTTAGTCCCATTAACAGCGAGATCGAGGTAATCGAATTGCCAACCGATTTCCCCAGCACTGTGCCAATCTATGAGACGGCGCAGCTAGTTGAACTAAAGCGATCGCCCCAGCCAGAGTTCCCCACCTCGGAAAGTTTGGCGGAGCAAGCTAATCGCACCAGTCAGGTATTCACCCAGTGGCAAACTAATGATTCCTTTAACGAGGTAGCTGGTTTCTATCGCGGTGCTTTTAGTCGCAATGGCTGGCGGACTATCTTAATTCCTGGTTTGGAATTACCAGAGGGCGATCGCCTGAATAATTCATCCAATTCGATCGATTCTACTGCTCCCTCTAACTCAACTGCTCAGCCCGATGATTCAAGCAATCCTACAACTCCAACCGAGCAAATCGAGCAAATTGAGCAAACCGAGCAAATAGATCAAACTAATTCACCAACTACAAATACTGCTTCATTCTTGGCACAGAAAGATGATTTACTGGTCACCGTTTCGATCGTGGCCGATGGCGATCGCAATGAGACCAAAATCCTCTTGCAATATGTCCAGAACAATAATTTAAGCAACAATCTCGCTGGTATAACGGCTGGTAACGCCTTACCCAAACCGCCAGGATCATCTGAGCAAGATCAAGATTCAGAGCGATCGCCGCAAGATCAGCAAAGCGATCAATCAACTAAAAATGAGACGGACAATCCCATTGCCGATCAAGATCCGGACGATCGCCCGATTAAATCAGCCGCCAATAACTCCAGCCCCACTGAACCGATCAGCCCCACAAAATTAAGCGATCTCAATACTGTCCCGGCCGCATTACAAACCTTTGTCAAAGATATGGCTAAGCTGGGTGCGATCGATCCTGCCCAGGGCGATCGGCTGCAACCCAATGGCGAAATCAAACGCCGTGACTATGCCAGGTGGCTGGTGCTGGCCAACAATCGCATACATCAAAGCAACCCCAGCCGCCAGATTCGCTTGGCGCTCACGTCAGATAAACCCGCCTTCGCAGATGTAAAATCTGGCGATCCTGATTTTCTTTATATCCAAGCCCTGGCCAATGCGGGATTGATTGGCAATGCCAGCGGTGGGAACCAGAATTTGTTTAGACCCGATGCACCGCTGAGCCGCGAGGAGATGATTGCCTGGAAAGTGCCGCTAGATCTGCGCGATGGCTTACCCAATTCAGCCACGGTGGCAACAGTACAGCAAGCTTGGAATTTTCAAGATAGCGATCGGATTGCACCGGGTGCATTGGTGGCGATCTTGGGCGATGATCAATTGGGCGATCTGTCGAATATTCGCCGCAGCTTTGGCTATACCACCATTTTGCAACCAAAAAAACCCGTCACTCGCGCAGAGGCAGCGGCAGCCCTATGGCATTTTGGCACTGCCACCGATGGCATCTCGGCCAGGGATATTTTGCAAGCCAGTTCAGTAAATCCATCCAATTAA
- a CDS encoding rhomboid family intramembrane serine protease has protein sequence MIPLYDENPTRTKPLVVWGLILANVLIFGYEFYLFQTAPEVVIRFFDDWAVIPQQLFKRPTAEAITLVSSQFLHGGVLHLLGNVWFLWIFGNNVEEQLGHIRFLCFYLVCGLVAGLAQAAIGPGSEIPVVGASGAIAGVMGAYVVRFPRAKIVTLIPIVIFFTTVRIPAIFFLGYWIALQVLLHFMADVGQPGVAYLAHISGFFVGAFYLKFFDIPPPRKW, from the coding sequence ATGATCCCTCTTTATGATGAAAATCCCACCCGAACTAAGCCTTTGGTTGTCTGGGGCTTAATTCTGGCCAATGTGTTGATTTTTGGCTATGAATTTTATCTGTTTCAAACTGCACCAGAGGTAGTCATCAGATTCTTTGACGATTGGGCGGTAATCCCACAGCAATTATTTAAGCGACCAACCGCTGAGGCGATCACTCTGGTCAGTTCGCAGTTTCTGCATGGCGGTGTTTTACACCTGCTTGGCAATGTCTGGTTTCTGTGGATTTTTGGTAATAATGTCGAAGAACAACTTGGCCATATCCGCTTTCTGTGTTTTTACTTGGTATGTGGTTTGGTGGCGGGACTGGCACAGGCGGCGATCGGGCCAGGTTCTGAAATTCCGGTGGTGGGGGCAAGTGGGGCGATCGCTGGGGTGATGGGAGCCTATGTGGTGCGCTTTCCCCGCGCCAAGATTGTAACCTTGATTCCGATCGTGATCTTTTTTACCACGGTGCGGATTCCGGCGATCTTTTTTCTGGGCTATTGGATCGCCTTGCAGGTTTTGCTGCATTTTATGGCTGACGTGGGACAGCCAGGGGTGGCATATCTGGCGCATATTAGCGGCTTTTTTGTGGGCGCTTTCTATCTCAAGTTTTTTGATATCCCGCCACCACGTAAATGGTAA
- a CDS encoding DUF11 domain-containing protein, whose translation MAVNFFLNKEGEIDPGVSQRSVVPGDLVTYNIGVINTGDMDATNVTISDIFPTELTNITPQASSTVLGLTPIGDLDFGSAVGNTFADDGLTLSPGAGIFYVIEATVADSASVGATIFNTVSVEADMAEPATSTDDNFLVSAPVDGASLMVNKSAVDGGTVLPGEFVDYTIEVANLGTQDTNNVSIFDDLPPELLNAQWTIFGDEGVELASGTGDIDVTGLTITAGDTITATLSAQVDCDLSSGTIHNTATAFDAVISDTNPSNNTDDDSNFSIASTSPTVNQFGNSFFGSFNPDLIIGTMANEIMNGNAGDDSIFGSGGIDRINGNQGDDFLNGGSGNDVLNGGAGNDTLEGTCTSLGVGEIDRLTGGGGAGADVFVLGSEVGAYYVGNGDADFAYVSDFQSGVDTIVLNGMLADYTFMQTTANNISGQGIFRDDDLVAIVQQGMATPADIMFVGGDMMMIL comes from the coding sequence ATGGCAGTAAATTTTTTCTTGAATAAAGAAGGTGAGATCGATCCAGGTGTTAGCCAGCGATCGGTCGTTCCCGGTGATTTAGTCACATACAACATCGGGGTGATCAATACCGGTGACATGGATGCAACCAATGTTACCATTTCCGATATTTTCCCGACAGAGCTAACCAATATCACGCCCCAGGCATCCAGTACAGTGCTTGGTTTGACTCCGATCGGCGATCTTGATTTTGGCTCTGCGGTCGGGAACACGTTTGCGGATGATGGTTTAACCCTGAGTCCAGGCGCGGGGATTTTCTATGTAATCGAAGCCACGGTGGCTGACTCTGCCTCGGTTGGGGCAACCATTTTTAACACGGTCAGCGTAGAGGCTGATATGGCTGAGCCGGCAACGTCAACCGATGATAACTTTTTGGTGTCTGCCCCTGTAGATGGGGCTAGCCTGATGGTTAATAAATCTGCTGTTGACGGTGGCACCGTTCTACCCGGTGAGTTTGTAGACTATACGATCGAAGTTGCTAACCTTGGCACTCAGGATACCAATAATGTCAGTATTTTTGATGACCTGCCACCGGAACTGCTAAATGCCCAGTGGACTATTTTTGGCGATGAGGGTGTGGAGCTGGCTAGTGGCACGGGCGATATTGATGTTACTGGGCTAACGATCACGGCTGGTGATACCATCACGGCCACGCTCTCGGCTCAGGTCGATTGTGATCTATCCAGTGGCACTATTCATAATACGGCCACTGCCTTTGATGCGGTCATCAGTGATACGAACCCAAGCAATAATACCGACGATGACAGTAACTTCTCGATCGCTAGCACTTCACCGACCGTCAACCAATTCGGTAACTCATTCTTTGGCTCATTTAATCCTGATCTGATTATCGGCACCATGGCCAATGAGATTATGAATGGTAATGCTGGCGATGATAGTATTTTTGGCAGTGGCGGCATAGACAGGATCAATGGCAATCAAGGCGATGACTTCCTTAATGGTGGTTCAGGCAATGATGTCCTCAATGGTGGCGCAGGCAATGACACGCTCGAGGGTACTTGTACCTCTCTGGGAGTTGGCGAGATCGATCGCTTGACTGGTGGCGGTGGCGCTGGCGCAGATGTATTTGTGCTTGGATCTGAAGTAGGTGCTTACTATGTGGGCAATGGTGATGCAGACTTTGCCTACGTCTCTGATTTCCAATCTGGTGTAGATACGATCGTACTGAATGGGATGTTGGCAGACTATACCTTCATGCAAACCACTGCAAACAACATCAGTGGACAAGGGATCTTCAGGGATGATGACCTGGTGGCGATCGTGCAACAGGGCATGGCAACCCCAGCTGACATCATGTTTGTGGGTGGTGACATGATGATGATTTTATAG
- a CDS encoding MotA/TolQ/ExbB proton channel family protein, with the protein MQELFLAGGAVMWPLMALSAMAAAAIVQRCWFWANLLRQEQQIVTEILAIAAKDFPAAAEIAKSATNSAIGRFLYAPLALIKPEPDLFQLALESAADQELSAMLRYEKLLESVVALSPLLGLLGTVLGLIQSFSSIQLGEIVSNSQTQNLTQGIGQALVSTATGLVVAIFTLAFQRLFMALHAGQVKIFRRAGNALELAYRQYWQAK; encoded by the coding sequence ATGCAAGAGCTATTTCTGGCTGGTGGTGCAGTGATGTGGCCGCTGATGGCACTTTCGGCTATGGCGGCGGCGGCGATCGTCCAGCGTTGTTGGTTCTGGGCTAATTTATTGCGCCAAGAGCAGCAGATTGTCACTGAGATATTAGCGATCGCGGCCAAGGACTTCCCCGCTGCTGCTGAAATTGCCAAGTCTGCCACCAACTCAGCGATCGGACGATTTCTCTATGCCCCGCTGGCTCTAATTAAACCGGAACCAGATTTGTTCCAATTGGCGCTTGAGAGTGCTGCTGACCAAGAATTATCAGCCATGTTGCGCTATGAAAAGCTATTGGAATCAGTGGTGGCTCTATCACCATTGCTGGGATTGTTGGGTACTGTGCTGGGGCTGATTCAATCCTTTAGCTCGATTCAACTGGGAGAGATCGTCAGCAATAGCCAAACCCAAAACTTAACCCAGGGAATTGGTCAGGCTTTAGTCTCTACAGCTACGGGCTTAGTAGTAGCGATCTTTACCCTGGCTTTCCAACGTTTGTTTATGGCTTTACATGCTGGCCAGGTAAAAATATTTAGGCGGGCAGGCAATGCGCTGGAATTAGCCTATCGTCAGTATTGGCAAGCAAAATAG